The genome window TGGGCACGGTCTTCGACAACTCCCGCCGCCCCCGCAATGGCCTGCAGCTCTGGCACCTGCTGCACCACGATCCCCTGACGGGCCTGCCCAACCAGGAATTGCTGGAAGAGCGCCTGGGGCTGGCGCTGGAACGCGCGAAAAACGGCAGCGATCCGGTCCTGCTGGTACTGCTGGAGCTGGACAACCTGCGCAAGCTGCGCGACACCCTCGGCCATGCCGCCGCCGACACCGCCATCAAGCAGGTGGCGTCCCGCCTGAAGCGCCTGTGCGGCGACGAGCACGTGCTCGGACTGATGCGCGGCTCGCTGTTCGTCATGATCTCCACCGGCCGCAACACGCTGTCCGTCGAGCGCGAGACCGCGCTGATGGCGGAAGTCTCGCGGCCCATCCCGTTCGCCTCGGCAACGCTGCACGTCACCGCCAGCATCGGGGTCAGCTCCCATCCCACGGCCGGCAACGATGCCAGGGCCCTGCTGCAGCGCGCCCTGCTGGCCCTGCACGCGGCCAGCCGCAGCGGCGGCGGCACCGCCCGCCATTTCGATTTCGGCATGCAGACGCAGTCGGCGCGCCGCAACCATCTCGAGACGCTGCTGCGCGAGGCGGTGGAAACGCGCCAGTTCTCGCTGGCCTACCAACCGCAGGTCGACCTGGGCACCGGCCACATCACCCGCGCCGAGACCCTGCTGCGCTGGCAGCACCCGCGGCTGGGCGCCGTCGGTCCCTCCGAGTTCGTCCCCATGGCCGAAGACCTGGGCCTGATGGACGAACTGGGCGCCTGGGTGATCGACACCGCCTGTCAGCAGGCCGTGCGCCTGCACGCCAAGTTCGGCCAGTCGCCGTGCATGGCGATCAATATCTCTCCCACGCAGTTGCGCGACCGCAAGCTCTACGGCGTGGTCGCCTCCGCCCTCGAACGCTGGCATCTGCCGCCGGGCTGCCTGGAACTCGAGATTACCGAGGGGCTGCTGCTGGACAATACCCGCCAGGTCTCGGACACGCTGCAAAGCCTGCGCAAGCTGGGCGTGGCTATCGCGATCGACGACTTCGGCACCGGCTATTCCAGCTTCGCCTACCTGGCGCGCTTCCCGGTCAACCGCATCAAGATCGACCGCTCGCTGGTACGCGCGATCTCGTCGGTCAAGAACGGCGACGCCATCATCAGCGCCATCATAGGCATGGCCCACGCGCTGGGCATCAAGGTCACCGCCGAAGGCGTGGAGACCGCCGCCCACGCCCGCCGGCTGGGCGAACTGGGTTGCGACGAAGCGCAGGGGTTCTGGTTCTCGCGGCCGCTGACCGCCCAGGCGCTGGAAAACGCGCTGACGCCCATCGCCTAGGGGGAACAGGCCCTAGTCCGGCCCGGGCTGACGCCCCGGCGACTGCGCCAGGGTCTGTGCCAGGGCGGGCTCGTGCACCGACTTGTAGGGCCCGTGCCCCGGCGCCAGCGGCGGCTCGGAGCGCATCGGCGACTTGCCGTGGGGCAGCGCCGAAACCGGCGCCCACTGCGGGTCGGGAATCTCGGCGAACACCTGCCGGAGCCGCTCGCCCCACGACGAATGGATCATCCGGAAGTAGTCGTTGTCGTGGTCGATCAGCGCGAACTTGGTCACGCGCAGGCTGTCCTTCTCGTACACCAGCAGGTCCAGCGGCAGGCCGACCGACACATTCGAGCGCAGCGTGGAATCCATCGAGATCAGCGCGCACTTGGCCGCCTCGTCCAGCGGCATCGACGGCGTCAGCACCCGGTCCAGGATGGGCTTGCCATACTTGGCCTCGCCGATCTGGAAATACGGGCTCATGGTCGAAGCCTCGATGAAGTTGCCCGCCGCGTAGATCTGGAACAGCCGCATGGGCTGCCCCCGGATCTGGCCGCCCAGCAGGAAGCTGCAATTGAACTCGATGTTGAAATCGTTCAGCGCGCTGCCGTGCATGCGGTGGACCTCGCGCACCGCCCGCCCCACCAGGCAAGCCGCCTCGAACATGTCGGGCACGTTCCATGGCGTGGACAGGTCCGGGTCGGACGGCTGCGACAGGAGCTGCGCGACCGACTGGGTCAGCGCCAGGTTGCCCGCCGTCAGCAACACCATGACGCGCTCGCCGGGCTGCTCGAACACGGTCATCTTGCGGAAGGTGCTGACGTGGTCCACGCCCGCGTTGGTACGCGTGTCCGCCAGGAACACCAGCCCCTGGTCCACGCGCGTCGCCACACAATAGGTCATAGGGGGCTCACGCTGGTCGGCATCATCGACGATTCTAGTCCCGGCCCTCCGGTTGGTGCATGGATGAGCCGGCCTACATGCCGCAAGCCATATTTTTATTGATATGGTTGATAAGATAATTTCATATCGATTTGCATACCTCGACGCATACAATGGCCGAAACCACGGCTGCGGGGGCACTCCGCGCCATTCCGCCAGACACGGAGACATCCATGCTCGACAAGACCGCTCCCGATGCCGCGCGCCGCGACTACTACGACCGCATCGCGCAGAAGAACCTGAGCCCCCTCTGGGAATCCCTGCATACCCTCGTCCCGCCCCAGCCGCAGCCGCAGTGCGTGCCCGCGATCTGGAAATACGAGAAGCTGCGCGCCGACGTCATGGAGTCGGGCTCCATCATCAGCGCCGAGGAAGCCGTGCGCCGGGTACTGATCCTGGAGAACCCCGGCCTGAAAGGCCAGTCGGCCATCACCCAGACGCTGTACGCGGGCCTGCAGCTGATCCTGCCCGGCGAGATCGCCCCCAGCCACCGCCACACCCAGTCCGCCCTGCGCTTCATCGTCGAAGGCAAGGGCGCCTACACGGCGGTCAACGGCGAACGCACCACCATGCATCCCGGCGACTTCATCATCACGCCGTCCTGGACCTGGCACGACCACGGCAACCCCACCGAGGCCGAAGGCGGCGAGCCGGTGGTCTGGCTCGACGGCCTGGACATCCCGCTGCTGCGCTCGCTGGACGCCGGCTTCGCCGAAAACTACCCCGAGGCCTCGCAGCCCGTCATGCGCCCCGAGGGGGACAGCTTCGCCCGCTACGGCTACAACATGGCGCCGGTGCGCCACACCTTCAGCGGCACGTCCTCGCCCATCTTCAACTATCCCTACGAACGCTCGCGCGAGGCCCTCGACCAGCTGGCGCGCCGCGGCGAACTCGACCCCTGGGACGGCGTCAAGCTGCGCTACGTGAACCCGGCCACCGGCGGCTACCCCATGCCCACCATGGCGACCTTCATGCAGTGGCTGCCGGCCGGCTTCCAGGGCAAGACCTACCGCACCTCGGACTCCACCGTGTTCAGCGTGGTCGAAGGCCAGGGCAGCGTGCGCATCGGCGACGAAGTCTTCCAGTTCGGGCCGCGCGACGTATTCTCCGTGCCGCCCTGGAAACCGGTGCAACTGGCCGCGCTCGAAGACGCGGTGCTATTCAGCTATTCTGATCGTCCGGTGCAGGCCGCGCTGGGGCTGCTGCGCGAAGAGCGCGTCGCCTGATCCCTTTTCCCATCCCTCCACCAAAGGTTACCCGCCCATGTCGTACGTCTTCCAACCCGAAGCGGTCACCGCGCTGCCCGTCGTCGGCAGCAACGAACAATTCCCCGTGCGCCGCGTCTACTGCGTCGGCCGCAACTACGCCGCCCACGCGCGCGAAATGGGCTTCGATCCCGACCGCGAACCGCCGTTCTTCTTCTGCAAGCCTGCCGACGCCGTGGTGGCCGTGCCCTACGGCACGACCCTGGACCTGCCCTACCCGTCCGAGACCTCGAACTTCCACTACGAGATCGAACTGGTCGCCGCCATCGGCAAGGCCGGCTCCAACATCCCGGTCGAACAGGCGCTGAGCCACGTCTGGGGCTACGCCGTCGGCCTGGACATGACCCGCCGCGACCTGCAGATCAAGATGCGCGAAGTCGGCCGCCCCTGGGAACTCGGCAAGGCCTTCGACCAGAGCGCGCCCACCGCGCCGCTGCACAAGGCCGCCGACGTCGGCGACATGGACAAGGCCGAGCTGTGGCTCAAGGTCAACGGCCAGGACAAGCAGCGCAGCGACACCTCCAAGCTGATCTGGTCGATCGCGGAAACGGTGGCCTACCTGTCCAAGTACTTCCGCCTGGAACCGGGCGACCTGATTTTCACGGGCACCCCCGAAGGCGTGGGCCCCGTGGTCAAGGGCGACCTGATGGAAAGCGGCGTGGCCGGCCTGGGCGAACTGAAGGTCCGCGTGGTCTGAGGCCGGACGAGCCGATATGGAACTCTATAGCTTCTTCAACAGCTCGACCTCGTACCGGGTCCGCATCGCGCTGGCGCTCAAGGGCCTGGCCTACGAGTACCACGGCGTCAACATCCGCAAGCTGGAGCACCGCGCGGCGGACTACGTGGCCAGGAACCCCTCGGCCAATGTCCCGCTGCTGGTCGACGGCGAAGTGCAACTGGGGCAGTCGCTGGCCATCCTCGACTACCTCGACGCCACCTATCCCGAGCCGCGCCTGATCCCGCAGGACAAGATGCAGCGCGCCCGCGTGCTCGAGGTCTCGCTGGCCATCGCCTGCGACATCCATCCGGTCAACAACCTGCGCATCCTGAAGTACCTCACCGACGTCATCGGCGTCACCGAGGAACAGAAGAAGGCGTGGTACGACCACTGGATCCAGGACGGCCTGGCCGCCGTCGAACGCCTGCTCCAGGCCCACGGCTCCGGTCCCTACTGCTTCGGCGACGCCCCCACGCTGGCCGACTGCTGCCTGGTCCCCCAGGTCGGCAACGCCCAGCGCATGGGCTGCGACACCTCGGCCTACCCCCGGGTGATGGCCGTGTACGAGCACTGCCAGCAGCAGCCCGCGTTCCAGCAGGCCGTGCCGGCGAAGCAGCCGGACTATAGCTGACCCCCCTACGCGCTGGCGGACCGGCAAAGCCGGATCCGCTGCGCCCTGGTTAGCCCACGGCATCCAGCGCCGTCTTCACCACGGAAAACAGCACGCCTATCTGCTCCTCGTCGATGATGAGCGGCGGCGAGAACGCCAGGATGTCCCCGGTGAACCGCACCAGCACCCCTGCCTTCAGGCAGGCCAGGAACGCCTCGTAGGCCCGCGCCCCCGGCTGCCCCGCGCGCGGTTCCAGTTCGATCGCCGCCGCCATCCCGATGTTGCGGATGTCCTTCACGTGCGGCGCTCCCCGCAGGCCGTGAACCGCCGACTCGAACACCGGCTCCAGACTCGCGGCGCGCGCGAACAGCCCTTCCTTCTCGTACAGGTCCAGCGTGGCCACCGCGGCCGCCGCCGCGGCGGGGTGCCCCGAATAGGTGTAGCCGTGGAAAAGCTCGATCGCGTTGCCCGGCCCCGCCGCCATGATCGTGTCGTGGATCTCCCGCGATATCGCCACCGCGCCCATCGGAATGGCGGCATTGTTGATCCCCTTGGCCATCGTCAGCAGGTCCGGCGTCACCCCGAAGCGCTGCGCCGCGGTGGCCGCGCCCAAGCGGCCGAAGGCGGTGATCACTTCATCGAAGATCAGCGGAATGCCGTGGCGCGTGCATAGCTCGCGCAAGCGCTCCAGGTAGCCGAGCGGCGGCACGAGCACGCCCGCCGAGCCGGCCATGGGCTCGACGATCACCCCCGCCACCGTCGAAGGATCGTGCAAGGCCAGCAAGCGCTCCAGTTCGTCGGCCAGGTGCGCGCCCCAGGCCGGCTGCCCGCGCGTGAACGCCGCCTCGGCGAGGTTCAGCGTGGCCGGCAGATGGTCCACGCCCGGCATCAGGTTGCCCGCATAGGCCTTGCGGTTGGTACCGATACCGCCCACCGACATGCCGCCGAACCCCACGCCGTGATAGCCCCGCTCGCGGCCGATGAAGCGCATGCGCTGGCCTTCGCCGCGCGCCCGGTGGTAGGCCAGCACGATCTTGAGCGCGGTATCGACCGACTCGGACCCCGAGTTCGTGAAGAAGATACGGTCCAGCCCCGCCGGCATCAGCGCGGCCAGCCGCCGCGCCGCCTCGAAGGCCAGCGGATGCCCCATCTGGAAAGGCGGCGCATAGTCCAACCCGCGCATCTGCCCGTGCACGGCCTCGATGATTTCCTCGCGCCCGTGTCCGGCGTTGCAGCACCACAGGCCGGCCGTGCCGTCCAGGATCCGCTGGCCGTCGGCGTCGGTGTAGTACATGCCCTTGGCCGACACCAGCAGCCGGGGTGCGGCCTTGAACTGGCGATTGGCGGTGAAGGGCATCCAGAGGGATTGCAGGTCGGGCATATCGGCGGGCATGCGGGGCTCCTGGTTGGGCGGCAAGGGTAAACTTGCCGGGATACTCACGAGGATACTCCGCCATGATGTTGACCCTTCCCGACGTGCTGACGGCCGAGCAGGTGACACGCTGCCGGCAGGCGCTGGCGGGTGCCGCCTGGGTCGATGGCCGCGCCACGGCCGGGCACATGGCGGTCCACGCCAAGCACAACCAGCAACTGGCCAATGACGATCCGCTGGGCGCGCAACTGGGCAACCAGATCCTGGACGCGCTGGGCGCCAACCCGCTGTTCATTTCCGCCACGCTGCCGCTGAAGGTGCTGCCACCGGCCTTCAACCGCTACGAAGGTGGCGGCAACTACGGCAACCACATCGACAACGCCATCCGCAGCCTGCCCGGCAGCGCCCACCGCGTGCGCACCGACATCTCGGCCACCCTGTTCCTGACGCCGCCGGAAGACTACGACGGCGGCGAACTCGTGGTCGAGGACACCTACGGCGCCCACCGCGTCAAGCTGCCCGCCGGCCACCTGGTGATCTATCCCGGCACCAGCCTGCACCGCGTCACCCCCGTGACCCGCGGCGCCCGTGTCTCGGCCTTCTTCTGGGTGCAAAGCCTGGTGCGCGACGAGACGCAACGCGAAACGCTGTACCGCATGGACACGGCCATCCAGCAACTGTCCCGCGAAGTCCCCGGCAGCGACGCCGTGGTCCAGCTGACCGGCATCTATCACAACCTGCTGCGGCAATGGTCGCAGACCTGAGCGGGCGCCCCGGAGCCGACATGCCCCTGCCCCCCCTGACGCAGATTCCCCCGCAGATCGCCGCCGTGGCCGACTACGAGGACTACGCGCGGGAACGCATGAGCGACGCCGCCTGGGCCTACCTGTCGGGCGGCGCTGCCGACGAACACACGCTGCGCGCCAACCGCGAGGCCTATGCGCGCGTACGCATACAGCCGCGCGTGCTGCGCGACCTGACGGGCGGCGGCACCGGGCTCGAGCTGCTGGGCACGCCGCTGCCCTTCCCCATCCTGCTGGCCCCGGTGGCCTACCAGAAACTGGTCCATCCGCAGGGCGAACTGGCCAGCGTGCTGGCGGCATCCGCCATGAAGACGGTCATGGTGGCCAGCACGCAGGCGAGCGTCGGACTCGAGGACATGGCGCGCACGGCCGAAGCGCCGCTGTGGTTCCAGCTTTATTTCCAGCGCGAGCGCGACGACACCCTGCGGCTGGTCCGGCGCGCCGAGGCGGCTGGCTATCGCGCGCTGGTGGTCACGGTGGATGCGCCGGTCAACGGCGTGCGCAACCGCGAACAGCGCCAGGGCTTCGGGCTGCCCCCGGACGTCGAGGCTGTCAACCTGCGGGGCATGCGCCCCATGGCGGGCGCGGTGGCGCGGGCCGGGGAAAGCGCCATCTTCGGCGGCGGCACGCTGGACGGCGCGCCGTCGTGGGACGACATCGCCTGGCTGCGCTCGGCCACCCGGCTGCCCCTGGTGCTCAAGGGCATCCTGGCGCCGGCCGATGCCCGGCTGGCGATCGATGCCGGCGCGGCCGCCATCGTCGTGTCCAATCACGGCGGCCGCGGCCTGGACACGCTGCCCGCCACGCTGGAGGCCCTGCCCTGGATCGCCGCCGAAGTGGGTGGCCGCCTGCCGGTCCTGATGGACGGCGGCATCCAGCGCGGCACCGACATATTCAAGGCGCTGGCGCTGGGCGCCAGCGCCGTGATGGTGGGCCGGGGCTACGTGCATGGATTGGCGGCGGCCGGCGCCGTGGGCGTCATCCACGTGCTGCACATGCTGCGCACCGAGCTCGAGATCGCGATGGCCCTGGCCGGCTGCCGCACGCTGCGGGACATCGACCGCAACGCGCTCTGGCCCCACCCGGCCATCGCCTAGCACGCCTTACATCGGCTCGATGCCCGCGGCCTTCACGAGTTGGGCGTTCGACTCGATTTCATCCTTGATGTAGGCGTCGAACTTCTCGGGCGCCAGCACGAAGGCATCGGCGCCCACCGCGGCGAAGCGCGTCTTGACCTCTTCCGTGGCCAGGGCCTTGGCCACTTCGGCCTGCAGCTTGTTGACGATGGGGCGCGGCGTCCTGGACGGCACCATCATGCCTATCCAGAAGTTGAACTCGGACCCCGGTACGCCCGCTTCCGCCGTGGTCGGCACGTCGGGCAGGATGCTGGAGCGGCGCGGCGATCCCACCGCCAGCGGCACCAGGTGGCCTTCCTTGATCTGGCCGATGACCGGCGCCACGGGCGAGAAGTAGTAGTCGACCCGGCCGCTGATGACTTCGGACACGGCCTCGGGCGAACCCTTGAAGGGAATGTGCGTGGCGTCGATCTTGGCCTGCAGCCGGAAGCGCTCGGCGTTCAGGTGCGTGGCGCTGCCGGTGCCCGACGACGCGTAGTTGAGCGTGCCCGGGCGGCTGCGCGCGGTGGACAGCAGTTGCGACAGCGACTTGATGTTCTTGGACGGTGCGATCACCAGCACGTTGGGCAGCGTCGAGATCGGCGTCACGCCCGCGAAGTCCTTCACCGTATCGAACGGCAGCTTGGCGAAGGTGGAGGGATTGACCGTATGCGACGAGGAGTGGATCAGGATCGTGTAGCCGTCGGGCGCGGCCTGGGCGACCTGGGCCGCGCCTATGGTGCCGCCGGCCCCGGCGCGGTTCTCGACCACCACCGTCTGGCCCAGGCTGGCGCCGAGCTTGTCGCTGATGGCGCGGGCGATGATGTCGGTCGTGCTGCCCGCCGTGAACGGCACGATCACGCGGATGGGCTTGGTGGGGTAGGCGGCATCCTGGGCGCCGGCCGGCGCGTGGGCCAGGGCGATCAGGCACGATACCGGAGCGAGTGCTGCGGCGCGGACGAAGTTCATGGTTGTCTCCTGGTGCGGTGTCTTTTATACGCATGCAACCGGTGCGGCGCGAACACGGGATCCCGTCGCTCGCGCTTAATTCACGTTTTGGTG of Pigmentiphaga sp. H8 contains these proteins:
- a CDS encoding GGDEF domain-containing phosphodiesterase produces the protein MHNDAGTTTAWSAQQWTATAYQLAMQSAPCGIFMCDAHGVFTMVNPAYERITGYSAGQLIGKLRFDALHDPSELALRQGELASPPVRDIVGLHPDSEMIASQGAEADWTYMRRNGARVTVTLALSRLTQADGQTAGYVGTVFDNSRRPRNGLQLWHLLHHDPLTGLPNQELLEERLGLALERAKNGSDPVLLVLLELDNLRKLRDTLGHAAADTAIKQVASRLKRLCGDEHVLGLMRGSLFVMISTGRNTLSVERETALMAEVSRPIPFASATLHVTASIGVSSHPTAGNDARALLQRALLALHAASRSGGGTARHFDFGMQTQSARRNHLETLLREAVETRQFSLAYQPQVDLGTGHITRAETLLRWQHPRLGAVGPSEFVPMAEDLGLMDELGAWVIDTACQQAVRLHAKFGQSPCMAINISPTQLRDRKLYGVVASALERWHLPPGCLELEITEGLLLDNTRQVSDTLQSLRKLGVAIAIDDFGTGYSSFAYLARFPVNRIKIDRSLVRAISSVKNGDAIISAIIGMAHALGIKVTAEGVETAAHARRLGELGCDEAQGFWFSRPLTAQALENALTPIA
- a CDS encoding proteasome-type protease; protein product: MTYCVATRVDQGLVFLADTRTNAGVDHVSTFRKMTVFEQPGERVMVLLTAGNLALTQSVAQLLSQPSDPDLSTPWNVPDMFEAACLVGRAVREVHRMHGSALNDFNIEFNCSFLLGGQIRGQPMRLFQIYAAGNFIEASTMSPYFQIGEAKYGKPILDRVLTPSMPLDEAAKCALISMDSTLRSNVSVGLPLDLLVYEKDSLRVTKFALIDHDNDYFRMIHSSWGERLRQVFAEIPDPQWAPVSALPHGKSPMRSEPPLAPGHGPYKSVHEPALAQTLAQSPGRQPGPD
- the gtdA gene encoding gentisate 1,2-dioxygenase, with amino-acid sequence MLDKTAPDAARRDYYDRIAQKNLSPLWESLHTLVPPQPQPQCVPAIWKYEKLRADVMESGSIISAEEAVRRVLILENPGLKGQSAITQTLYAGLQLILPGEIAPSHRHTQSALRFIVEGKGAYTAVNGERTTMHPGDFIITPSWTWHDHGNPTEAEGGEPVVWLDGLDIPLLRSLDAGFAENYPEASQPVMRPEGDSFARYGYNMAPVRHTFSGTSSPIFNYPYERSREALDQLARRGELDPWDGVKLRYVNPATGGYPMPTMATFMQWLPAGFQGKTYRTSDSTVFSVVEGQGSVRIGDEVFQFGPRDVFSVPPWKPVQLAALEDAVLFSYSDRPVQAALGLLREERVA
- a CDS encoding fumarylacetoacetate hydrolase family protein; this translates as MSYVFQPEAVTALPVVGSNEQFPVRRVYCVGRNYAAHAREMGFDPDREPPFFFCKPADAVVAVPYGTTLDLPYPSETSNFHYEIELVAAIGKAGSNIPVEQALSHVWGYAVGLDMTRRDLQIKMREVGRPWELGKAFDQSAPTAPLHKAADVGDMDKAELWLKVNGQDKQRSDTSKLIWSIAETVAYLSKYFRLEPGDLIFTGTPEGVGPVVKGDLMESGVAGLGELKVRVV
- the maiA gene encoding maleylacetoacetate isomerase; translated protein: MELYSFFNSSTSYRVRIALALKGLAYEYHGVNIRKLEHRAADYVARNPSANVPLLVDGEVQLGQSLAILDYLDATYPEPRLIPQDKMQRARVLEVSLAIACDIHPVNNLRILKYLTDVIGVTEEQKKAWYDHWIQDGLAAVERLLQAHGSGPYCFGDAPTLADCCLVPQVGNAQRMGCDTSAYPRVMAVYEHCQQQPAFQQAVPAKQPDYS
- a CDS encoding aspartate aminotransferase family protein yields the protein MPADMPDLQSLWMPFTANRQFKAAPRLLVSAKGMYYTDADGQRILDGTAGLWCCNAGHGREEIIEAVHGQMRGLDYAPPFQMGHPLAFEAARRLAALMPAGLDRIFFTNSGSESVDTALKIVLAYHRARGEGQRMRFIGRERGYHGVGFGGMSVGGIGTNRKAYAGNLMPGVDHLPATLNLAEAAFTRGQPAWGAHLADELERLLALHDPSTVAGVIVEPMAGSAGVLVPPLGYLERLRELCTRHGIPLIFDEVITAFGRLGAATAAQRFGVTPDLLTMAKGINNAAIPMGAVAISREIHDTIMAAGPGNAIELFHGYTYSGHPAAAAAAVATLDLYEKEGLFARAASLEPVFESAVHGLRGAPHVKDIRNIGMAAAIELEPRAGQPGARAYEAFLACLKAGVLVRFTGDILAFSPPLIIDEEQIGVLFSVVKTALDAVG
- a CDS encoding Fe2+-dependent dioxygenase; this encodes MMLTLPDVLTAEQVTRCRQALAGAAWVDGRATAGHMAVHAKHNQQLANDDPLGAQLGNQILDALGANPLFISATLPLKVLPPAFNRYEGGGNYGNHIDNAIRSLPGSAHRVRTDISATLFLTPPEDYDGGELVVEDTYGAHRVKLPAGHLVIYPGTSLHRVTPVTRGARVSAFFWVQSLVRDETQRETLYRMDTAIQQLSREVPGSDAVVQLTGIYHNLLRQWSQT
- a CDS encoding alpha-hydroxy acid oxidase; the encoded protein is MPLPPLTQIPPQIAAVADYEDYARERMSDAAWAYLSGGAADEHTLRANREAYARVRIQPRVLRDLTGGGTGLELLGTPLPFPILLAPVAYQKLVHPQGELASVLAASAMKTVMVASTQASVGLEDMARTAEAPLWFQLYFQRERDDTLRLVRRAEAAGYRALVVTVDAPVNGVRNREQRQGFGLPPDVEAVNLRGMRPMAGAVARAGESAIFGGGTLDGAPSWDDIAWLRSATRLPLVLKGILAPADARLAIDAGAAAIVVSNHGGRGLDTLPATLEALPWIAAEVGGRLPVLMDGGIQRGTDIFKALALGASAVMVGRGYVHGLAAAGAVGVIHVLHMLRTELEIAMALAGCRTLRDIDRNALWPHPAIA
- a CDS encoding tripartite tricarboxylate transporter substrate binding protein is translated as MNFVRAAALAPVSCLIALAHAPAGAQDAAYPTKPIRVIVPFTAGSTTDIIARAISDKLGASLGQTVVVENRAGAGGTIGAAQVAQAAPDGYTILIHSSSHTVNPSTFAKLPFDTVKDFAGVTPISTLPNVLVIAPSKNIKSLSQLLSTARSRPGTLNYASSGTGSATHLNAERFRLQAKIDATHIPFKGSPEAVSEVISGRVDYYFSPVAPVIGQIKEGHLVPLAVGSPRRSSILPDVPTTAEAGVPGSEFNFWIGMMVPSRTPRPIVNKLQAEVAKALATEEVKTRFAAVGADAFVLAPEKFDAYIKDEIESNAQLVKAAGIEPM